Sequence from the Rutidosis leptorrhynchoides isolate AG116_Rl617_1_P2 chromosome 3, CSIRO_AGI_Rlap_v1, whole genome shotgun sequence genome:
tgattttaaaagtcaagttagaaggattaacttttgtttgcgaacaagtttagaattaactaaactatgttctagtgattacaagtttaaaccttcgaataagatagctttatatgtatgaatcgaatgatgttatggacatcattactaccttaagttccttggataaacctactggaaaagggaaaaatggatctagcttcaacggatccttggatggctcgaagttcttgaagcagaatcatgacacgaaaacaagttcaagtaagatcatcacttgaaataagattgttatagttatagaaattgaatcaaagtttgaatattattattaccttgtattagaatgataacctactataagaaacaaagatttcttgaggttggatgatcaccttacaagattggaagtgagctagcaaacttgaaagtattcttgatttaatgtaactagaacttgtagaatttatgaagaacacttagaacttgaagatagaacttgagagagatcaattagatgaagaaaattgatgaatgaaagtgtttgtaggtgtttttggtcgttggtgtatggattagatataaaggatatgtaattttgttttcatgtaaataagtcatgaatgattactcatatttttgtaattttatgagatatttcatgctagttgccaaatgatggttctcacatgtgttaggtgactcacatgggcagctaagagctgatcattggagtatatataccaatagtacatacatctaaaagctgtgtattgtacgagtacgaatacgggtgcatacgagtagaattgttgatgaaactgaacgaggatgtaattgtaagcatttttgttaagtagaagtattttgattagtgtattgaagtctttcaaaagtgtataaatacatattaaaacactacatgtatatacattttaactgagtcgttaagtcatcgttagtcgttacatgtaagtgttgttttgaaacctttaggttaacgatcttgttaaatgttgttaacccaatgtttataatatcaaatgagattttaaattattatattatcatgatattatcatgtatgaatatctcttaatatgatatatatacattaaatgtctttacaacgataatcgttacatatatgtctcgtttaaaaatcattaagttagtagtcttgtttttacatatgtagttcattgttaatatacttaatgatatgtttacttatcatagtatcatgttaactatatatatatatatatatatatatatatatatatatatatccatatatatgtcatcatatagtttttacaagttttaacgttcgtgaatcaccggtcaacttgggtggtcaattgtctatatgaaacatatttcaattaatcaagtcttaacaagtttgattgcttaacatgttggaaacatttaatcatgtaaatatcaatctcaattaatatatataaacatggaaaagttcgggtcactacaaatatgaaatgataaatttaagtattatgatttagataaaatattattattattattattattattattattattattattattattattattattattattattattattattattattattattattatcattaaaatgagtattaggattatcattactattattattattattaatattagtattagtattatcattaaaattaacatttttaaaattattattattaacaaaagtatttttattaaaattatcattttcattattattataagtattatcattcttattattattatcattattattattattattattattattattattattattattattattattattattattattattatgattattattattattattattattattattattattattattattattattattattattattattaaaattttcatttttattaagattatcattattattaaaactatcatacttattaaaatcactattattattactatcattatttttattattcatataaatatatttattacatatctatactaatattatataCTTAATAGTATTAAATAAAATGTTACTCTTATATAACAAAAATTAAGTGTTACACAAAATATAAAAAGATTATACATTACAGAATATTCTAAACATTAATATGTAagaattttaataaataatatatgaattattaatataacaagtatattaatattaatataatattatattaatattaatacataaacttgtttgaatattattacatgttttaacatatgtaactaatataggttcgtaaatccgaggccaaccttacacttgttcagtgccgtcatatgtatttttactatgaaatacagtattgtgagtttcatttgctccctttttaaatgtttttgcaatatatatatatttttgggactgagaatacatgcgcttttataaatgtttgacgaaatagacacaagtaattgaaactacattctatggttgaatgatcgaaatcgaatatgccccttttagcttggtagcctaagaattagggaactggcccctaattgacgcgaatcctaaagatagatctatcgggcccaacaagccccatccaaagtaccggatgctttagtacttcgaaattatcatgtccgaagggagtcccggaatgatggggatattctatatgcatcttgttaatgtcggttaccaagtgttcaatccatatgaatgattttatagcagtgagcagacctgcacagattgattatgaaaaaatgaaatcttgtggtctattaaaatattgaaatgattgttatgataaacctatgaactcaccaaccttttggttgacacttttaagcatgtttattctcaggtatgaaagaaatcttccgctgtgcatttgctcatattacatggagtcgttcatgacatatatttatacgtcagttcatcgcgatggtgccagatgttgatgatttcgtccggatggattaggacgggtctctacattatgTGGCTAGATACTCTCATCATTTGTGTTTTGGTATTCAATCTTCTCGAGCGGTATCTATTTTGTATACATTTGTAGTTTTGTGTACTTAAGGCTCTTTTGATCTGTTTGTCAAGAAGTCAACACAAGTAGTAAGTATTTCCTTGTATAATTAATTGCCAATTGTTTATTTTTATCATCTGCAAAAACATGTTCTTTCACAATATATCTCATTTAATAGTTAAGTTTTTAATAGTTCTTGTTAGTTGCTAGTCCCCAAATCTTTGTTTCTTAAGTTTCTTACTGCGGAACTAGATCTAATTCCTTTCTACATCTATAAAGAAGGAAGAAAATGATCTTATATGGATAGAACTAAACGAGAACTACGCGAAAACTATCTTGAAATATTAGTCCATCATTATTAGACCTCAATAGAGTTTTGATCTCAACAAAGTTATATATTAATAAGTTAATGATCTGCAAAAGTGAGAAAATAAGTTATGTGTGGTTCGACGATCCACAAATGAACGACTCGAACATTACACATACTATTACATGCAGTACTTAAAATAAACCTTTGTATTACTTCCTTAATCGGTTTTTGTTTCATATATTATCATATGATATGATTCTATATTAATAGAAATTACTGTATTTGTTTAGGTAACAGCtaattaagtttttatattttatacTCAAGAGGACTTTATATATGGAAAGTATATTCCTAAAAATTTGTGATATACACTCATCCAGACAACCGTACCCTTGGCAGACACGTCTACTTGCTGCGATTATCGATCACTTTGTGCCCAAGTAACCTATCACGTGCAATTTAAAATAAACATAAACCCTATATATATCAACCGAAATCCCATATTAATTAACCCTAATCGCTAATCTGAATCAATCAACTCGAAACAATGATGAACACAGAAATCAAATCCAACCTACTCGATAAATCTGCAGCTGATGATGATCATGATTCCATCGCAGATCATTCTAATCATGAATCTGCAGAACTCATCGGTTGCAATGTGGACCTTCTTACTAAAATCTTTCTTGGTCTCCCAGCTAAGTCTATCTTCCGTTTCAAATCTGTTTCAAAACAATGGCAATCCCTTTTGACTCTTGACCCTCGTTTCACTACCATGTTTGACAAACTTTTCAACTCTTCTGGTCTTTATTATCATGAATTGCATGTTCCCTTTGATGTTAAAAATCCAAGCACTCCGCCTTTTCGTACTCTTGATTTCTATCCTGATACCGATGGTATCAGAATTGTGCAATCTTGTAATGGATTACTACTTTGTCGTTGCGATACAAACGAATATGAATATAAAGGTAATGGTAACTACTACGTTTTCAATCCCACCACAAAGAAATTCTCGTTAATCCCGCctgttattgatgatgatgatgatgatgatgatgaggatgatgatgatgatgaggatgatgatgatgatgacgatgatgatgacgatgacgacgatgatgatgacgatgacgatgatggtgatgatggtgatgatgatgatgataatgatgctgTAGAATTGATCCGTTTTATGGGTCTGGCCTACCATCCAACCGAGTGTGTTCATTACAAACTTGTATGCATTCTTCGTGCGGGACATACTCAGCGTGGCCAACAAGGATTTAGTGAGGAAGGAGATAGAATGTACGACATTCAAATATATTATTCCGAAACAGGGGAATGGAAGAAACTAAAAAATCAAAGATTCACTCCCCTTGATTATACTGAATTCAGATATGGAGTTTATTGGAATGGAGCCTTTCACTGGGCACCCTCGTGTCCTAATCCGATGTACTTGAGCCTGGATGATGAGCAGCTAAAAGACCTGCCATTGCCGTCCACATTGCCCGTGAGGTTTGGTTTTGGCAGGAAGCCACTTTACTTTGGGGAATCTCGTGGCCATCTACATCTAGTCGATACCTCGCTTCAAAACACCCCTACAAGTTTGAACATGTATGAAATGTTGAGAGATCATTCAGGGTGGTTTATCAAGTACCAACTGGACTTCCATGGACTTTTTGACACTTACCCGAACATGACCCATACCTATAGGATGTTCTATGGTGATGAATTTGAATTCAGAGTCTTAGATGTGGTTAGAGGTAAAGAAGAAGAAGATACATTCATGGTGGTGAAAGTTCTAAATAATATCATGAGGTACAATATTCTTGACAAAAGTTTCCAACTCTTATGTGATATCCCCAATAATTTTGAGGAAGTTGATGAACGATGTTCCTCAAAAGCATTCAACAAAACGTTTCATCCTTTTGTCAGTCATCGTTATATCGAGAAAATAGGTTCTTTTTAACGTAAGTGAATTTTGGATATGTGTTCTAATCCAAACTCATTATGCGATATTAATTATAACTCCTTGATTAAATATATGACAATGTTCTATAATGTGATTGAAGAGGCAAGTCTTTATTAGTCGTTTCATCCTTAATTTTGTAGTTTAATTTCTTCTTATAGTGGTTCTAAGAGGTAGAAAAACTGCTTTGCAGTTTAAAGCTTATTGTAACTTGATGCATATTAGCATTAACTTATTTATTTAGTCAGTGTACACACACCTCGGGCAATTAGATTGTAAATTTAAAGCAGGTTATACACGCATTAGCACTTTATTATACAACTATTTACTAAACAAAAACAGGGCATTTCCATGTGCTTTTGTCAACGTTGTTCCACAAATGTTGGAAAACTTTCAGACTGTAGAAGAATTTACTTGGTTCATAATTTCAGCCACGGCCAGTAAACCTCCAAAAACCCccaaaaaaaaaactattattatCCATTGTTAAAAATGCCCACcatatccaaaaaaaaaaaaaaaaaatgggagtAAAGAATGGACACTTGAGTGGGTTGGAGTTATTCGTGTGTTTGAGGAACATTTCATTCCCGATATAAAAATAATGAATGGCATGAATATGCCCTATAAAAAAAACCAATCGGTCTTCTCAAGAGGCACAAATAAAAACAAATATTACCAtgagaataatttttttttttttccgaaagGCATTACCATAAGAATATTGCATTAAGGATTTATGGCCAACCCAAAATGGCAAAAGTATGGCTAAGAAAGGTTTTAAAAGTTGCAATAAACAAAACCTAGACCTCGCATTGTCTAACATAAACAATTATCTCTTTCTTTCAAGTATTAGTGGCCCTAGTGTAGATCTGTTGACTAGCATGAGCAGATACCATCCTGATTGCACCTCTTGCCATCAAATCCTTGATTGCCTTTCGTGCTAACGATCCATTGATCTAAAACAAAACAGAGTGTGAGAACATACAACATAGGTGATATTATAATAACAAACTGTGACAACTTACCTATTAAAAAATTGAAAACGCAAGACAAGTAACAAGAGAATATAACTTTCATGAAGCAAATTAATGTTGCtgcatatataatttttattacagAATTTAATAAGTACCCTTAATCTGTCTGATAAGATGGAAGGAGTGATGAGCTTGAATTTTGGAGCTTCAGAAAGAAGCTTATCGTATGTCGCCTTGTCAAATAGAACCATGTTGTTAACCTTTTCCTTTTGCTTTCCTTTGCTCCACTTCTGAAAAACCAAATCAGAAACAATTGTAAGCTTTACTTATTTTTGAAGACGGCTAATTATCAAAACTGTCCTTAATTCAAGAATGCATCATCATTATGGTTCTATTTAATCCAAAAAAGACTTCTTAATACTAGTCATCATTTCAAACATTTTAACAAGTCAAAAAGTTAGCAGATTTCATGACTAACTATAGAAGCCCTGATAATTTAAAAAGCCTTGCACACAGTAAATAAACTGTAAACCGCAGCCAGAATCAAATCAAATTCAAATTACTAAATAAAATagaaatcatgcaaatcaaaccaGAAACTTATCTGATTAACGAATAATACCTACATTAAGAACGTATTTTTTTTTCCAAGAAAGCCGTATAAAGAATGAGAGTAACTAATACGGAGTACTCGTAACCCAATTCTGAA
This genomic interval carries:
- the LOC139899901 gene encoding F-box protein At5g07610-like; this translates as MMNTEIKSNLLDKSAADDDHDSIADHSNHESAELIGCNVDLLTKIFLGLPAKSIFRFKSVSKQWQSLLTLDPRFTTMFDKLFNSSGLYYHELHVPFDVKNPSTPPFRTLDFYPDTDELIRFMGLAYHPTECVHYKLVCILRAGHTQRGQQGFSEEGDRMYDIQIYYSETGEWKKLKNQRFTPLDYTEFRYGVYWNGAFHWAPSCPNPMYLSLDDEQLKDLPLPSTLPVRFGFGRKPLYFGESRGHLHLVDTSLQNTPTSLNMYEMLRDHSGWFIKYQLDFHGLFDTYPNMTHTYRMFYGDEFEFRVLDVVRGKEEEDTFMVVKVLNNIMRYNILDKSFQLLCDIPNNFEEVDERCSSKAFNKTFHPFVSHRYIEKIGSF
- the LOC139895982 gene encoding small ribosomal subunit protein eS25 — encoded protein: MAPKKEKAPPPSSKPAKSGGGKQKKKKWSKGKQKEKVNNMVLFDKATYDKLLSEAPKFKLITPSILSDRLRINGSLARKAIKDLMARGAIRMVSAHASQQIYTRATNT